The genome window GATACAACTGTTTTCCTCGGAGGGGAACAAGCTGGCAAGACGGCACCGGTGTCAACCCCTTCAATCGTTGAAACAAAAGAGGTTCCAGAGGAGCCCTCACGCACCAGACATGCCCGAAAAAGAACAAGCTCGCTCATAGACACCCGCGGTTGGCTATCAAGCTCCAAGAGCACAACAGATCTTCACGAAGAACCTCCTCGACCGACAACTTCTGCTGGCGACAAGAAATTTGGCGATGGATCGATTGGAGACTTGAAACCCCTACAGAGAACGATGACAAAATCAGGATCTTTCGCAAACTTTGCCAAACGGTCATGGAGGCCATCTCGCTCCCCGTCGCCCATGAAGAATGCAGACTCGGCCAAGGACAACGAGGAGTCATCTGGGCGTAATCGATCCGAGAGCACAACATCAGTCAAGCTTACAAAGACTCGTAAACGCCCTGGTCTGACCGTCGAACAGGCAGACAAGAACAAGTCGACTGATTCACTCAAATCTGCTGGTCCTAAAGCCTTTTCACGAGCGAGCGGCTACTTTTCAAAGCTCAAATCGAAACAAGCTGGCCTGTCAAAGCTCAATACCAGCACCGACTCGGACAACAGCTGCACTTCTTCGGCCACAAGTCTTGCAGCACCAGCTTCGATTATCGCTGCAGAAGAACGTACGCCGCAATCTTCCACCTGCGACACCACCTCCGCTACAACCGTGACCGATGAATCGGCGTCCGTCGAGATGCCACCTCAACAAAGAGACGTCCTGTGGTCGTCTTTCAAGGCCATTGACATGGATTTCAAGGGATTCCTTGCCAAGAGCACAGCCCAGCGAATGTCGCAGGTTCAAACACAGCTTCTCCCATTCCTGCGAAACACGATGAATCATGAGTCCACCAAGAAGCTCTACCCCGAAGATGTCGATCGAAGGGCGACAATTTTGAACAAGTGGTGGATTGCAATCCTGGAAATGCTGGATGGTCAGGCGCCCCAGCCTGTCCCTGGTGTTGATCGTCCGGTTCTTTTCGATGCCGCGACACTTCTCATGACGCGACACGAATGGCGACAAGCTACATCATACTTCCTACCTCTTATCAACCGATCTCCGGCTGAGCGCGTTCGAGCGCGATCTCTGACCACCTCTTCCGCCTCTTCTGTCACATCGAGCCAAGCGGCTTTCTTAGAAGAGTCAGCCGAACACAATGTTAGGACTATGTTTGTTTCCAACTTGGTCAAGCAAATGGGTTTTGTAGTTGAAAAGCTTTCGCTCCGTCACGTCCCAGTCAGCCTGGTTAACTTTGCTGGAAAGGCTTGTGCCTATGCATTTTTCTTCGCACCCGGCGTTGCAGATATCCTGATCAGACTCTGGGGACTTTCCCCTGAACTCATTCGACGAGtagctgatgagcttggcctTCCAAGAAAGAACAAAGGGGAGAGCGACGACATTGCTGCTTTATTCCCTCCGACTATTGGGGTATTCGCCTGGACATCGCCAAAGGGTATGTGGGATGGCCTTAAGAAGGTTCCCAGATTGCCTATGCTGGTGTCTAGAATCCCTTGGACAGGTCCCTGGGCGGCTCGCTGGAAAGGCCGAGACACAGATGtattcttcatcttctgcaAATATTTCCATATCCTCTCTGAGCAATTCATGCCCTCTGGACTGCCCCTGCTCGAAAAGGCTAGGTCTCCTGCATTTGCTCTTGTTCAAGCTCAGCTTCTTTACGTTCTGGATACAACAGTTCACCGTCAGTCTCCAATGGACGGTAGCTTTAGCCCTCCTGCGATGGACTCTATGTCAGGTGCTGATGCCGCAATGGCTCTGCCATTACCTGTCAGCAACGTTATGAGAGGCATGTCCGAAAACCGATGCATCATGCTGTTGAAAGACTTCCTTTCAGTTGAATCAACCGAGATCGCCGGCGCTCGTCACACATTTGCAGAGACCTTTGCAACCATGATGAAGGCTGCGACCCGCAAGGTGTCGAAATACAACCATCCTGCTTGTTTCACCCTGTGCGACTTCTTGGAGGAAGTTCTCGTGCTCTATAGCGA of Fusarium oxysporum Fo47 chromosome I, complete sequence contains these proteins:
- a CDS encoding uncharacterized protein (of unknown function-domain containing protein), with translation MIMASAVETTSSFPRSHSSPDLELLSLSSLDKSSSTQSPHRQSVSDLQSIPSFDLPTFNVEFNLDTTVFLGGEQAGKTAPVSTPSIVETKEVPEEPSRTRHARKRTSSLIDTRGWLSSSKSTTDLHEEPPRPTTSAGDKKFGDGSIGDLKPLQRTMTKSGSFANFAKRSWRPSRSPSPMKNADSAKDNEESSGRNRSESTTSVKLTKTRKRPGLTVEQADKNKSTDSLKSAGPKAFSRASGYFSKLKSKQAGLSKLNTSTDSDNSCTSSATSLAAPASIIAAEERTPQSSTCDTTSATTVTDESASVEMPPQQRDVLWSSFKAIDMDFKGFLAKSTAQRMSQVQTQLLPFLRNTMNHESTKKLYPEDVDRRATILNKWWIAILEMLDGQAPQPVPGVDRPVLFDAATLLMTRHEWRQATSYFLPLINRSPAERVRARSLTTSSASSVTSSQAAFLEESAEHNVRTMFVSNLVKQMGFVVEKLSLRHVPVSLVNFAGKACAYAFFFAPGVADILIRLWGLSPELIRRVADELGLPRKNKGESDDIAALFPPTIGVFAWTSPKGMWDGLKKVPRLPMLVSRIPWTGPWAARWKGRDTDVFFIFCKYFHILSEQFMPSGLPLLEKARSPAFALVQAQLLYVLDTTVHRQSPMDGSFSPPAMDSMSGADAAMALPLPVSNVMRGMSENRCIMLLKDFLSVESTEIAGARHTFAETFATMMKAATRKVSKYNHPACFTLCDFLEEVLVLYSEFEDPDCSNSYLDWAFWFDVCQKVMSSFNTMSEIRMLALVYSIWDAISKDPVRKLAVCKDWLLTEETFNEFFNHWCPMVRAYYQRLLCWRMCRDTGTLDEVDGQIFALVAERLQTTWSHYLHIKHTAEQEQRIPPSTAPVNPAPGKRFMIIRQEINVPQPGLYMGSFDSFAKLPNSDTSVLNGLPPDPSRNDGRKRWSLLGKVLSLGGNAGAGAGWDDDFQTVRRETAESRSSGVAQTNRNSNVNHNKGRPSEDDSLYSQPTYEEPKYVFKFILAWQQQAAPLRDRFLTRPRLPGPAQTRISGPLRVNGFTVPAGYAAPTRKFSGSPQQGLIDNARNANSLSPTDEQNGSPSWKLEVTLPSLSDESPQTPSIKASPSPSPSPSPSPSPNPNMGSFTDAVVDPVKPIGLYVKNSVYTGRSLAEWAQVVFECNNFVERRRDEGMENLGDVEIPILGVEGFRKVGG